One genomic region from Spirosoma sp. KCTC 42546 encodes:
- a CDS encoding RagB/SusD family nutrient uptake outer membrane protein has translation MKKYMFKRALATSVLTCGLFACSSLVDVKPKTAVDSSTALTTQEAVNAAVNAVYDALQHTDLYGRDLIAIPEVLSDNGRATNNSSRLVAEYQNQPGNHMINWTQDYYGINQANLILAALPKVTMTDAQRNSYLGQCSFLRALMYFDLVKSYAYMPTAIIPEYNRGGVPLSLTGVLTLQQVDYPSRPSIDEVYTQILADLTVAIDKLTGTANSRGPVYATKGAAQALYSRVALYAGKYQESADFATSALASGVGSFQSKTTYVAGWRTAVNPESMFEINFQTNENIGVNLSLQTTFTTLVTLGNTAQTGGFGDVVPTAALLADLESEKDASGAVLDIRRQLYELGTKGRGAQNIETTKFLGKNGTINLDNVPVIRISEMYLNRAESYYRLGREADAIKDLNTIRTRSGLPEKTGLTGAALLDEIIKQRRLEFAFEGHRFWDLKRLGRDIVKTTNLPFTDYRVLARIPISEINNNRKLQQNYNY, from the coding sequence ATGAAAAAATATATGTTTAAGCGAGCGCTTGCCACGTCGGTCCTGACGTGTGGGCTCTTTGCCTGTAGTAGTTTGGTTGACGTAAAGCCAAAAACAGCCGTTGATTCATCAACAGCTCTTACCACCCAGGAGGCCGTTAATGCCGCCGTCAATGCCGTTTATGATGCCTTGCAACATACGGATTTATATGGTCGGGATTTGATTGCCATCCCCGAAGTGCTTTCTGATAATGGGCGGGCAACCAACAACTCAAGCCGTCTGGTAGCAGAATATCAGAATCAGCCGGGTAATCACATGATCAACTGGACGCAGGATTATTATGGCATCAACCAGGCAAACCTCATACTGGCTGCGTTGCCTAAGGTGACGATGACAGATGCACAACGCAATTCGTACCTGGGTCAGTGTTCGTTTCTCAGAGCGTTGATGTACTTCGATTTAGTGAAGTCCTATGCGTATATGCCAACGGCCATTATTCCAGAATATAACCGGGGGGGCGTTCCACTCTCGCTGACGGGTGTGTTGACGTTGCAACAGGTAGATTATCCAAGTCGACCAAGCATTGATGAGGTGTATACCCAGATCCTGGCCGATTTGACGGTAGCTATCGATAAACTGACAGGAACTGCTAATTCGAGAGGACCAGTTTATGCAACGAAGGGTGCGGCTCAGGCATTGTATTCCCGCGTAGCACTGTATGCCGGAAAATACCAGGAATCGGCCGACTTCGCAACCAGTGCGCTGGCGTCTGGTGTAGGCTCATTTCAGTCGAAAACCACCTATGTTGCTGGCTGGCGCACCGCTGTAAATCCAGAGTCGATGTTCGAAATTAATTTTCAGACAAATGAGAACATTGGCGTAAACCTCTCGTTGCAAACAACCTTTACAACGTTGGTAACGCTTGGAAATACGGCACAAACCGGCGGTTTCGGTGATGTTGTTCCAACGGCAGCCCTACTGGCCGATCTGGAGTCGGAGAAAGATGCGTCTGGCGCGGTGCTGGATATTCGTCGTCAATTGTATGAATTAGGAACGAAAGGGCGTGGTGCGCAGAACATCGAGACTACCAAATTTCTGGGTAAAAATGGGACTATCAACCTCGATAACGTTCCGGTTATCCGGATTTCGGAGATGTACCTGAACCGCGCCGAATCCTACTATCGCTTAGGAAGAGAAGCCGATGCAATCAAGGATTTGAATACCATCCGGACTCGGTCGGGGCTGCCCGAAAAAACGGGTTTGACAGGAGCCGCATTGCTGGATGAAATTATCAAGCAGCGTCGTCTGGAGTTTGCGTTCGAAGGGCACCGTTTCTGGGATCTCAAACGCCTGGGCCGCGATATTGTTAAGACCACCAATCTGCCGTTTACAGATTACCGCGTTCTGGCCCGTATTCCGATCAGCGAGATCAACAATAACCGCAAACTGCAACAAAACTATAACTACTAA
- a CDS encoding VWA domain-containing protein, which translates to MHPYLCLFLICFAYFASGQALRETPQQALNQYVAFLNQSVDEVSDRFQRVQAYYTDMSAYQARGHSQLPLRLSPSGMLEDYYYKKALTGDAFTDAEKQRLKSGAQSLWKLVNKIDQTAKALETYDRLKDYQRDNFKKANTLITDLQALTTQFSRDKDTLYKQIQRVYRRYQPYRSSDAYLYTEKEMEQVLLSQQRLLDTLSYYLNENGKSNWPVKFIQQSIVADEKLLNEFGKGKSVIEYPASDMVGSFKAGLQTIQAVKKRGVDEYTFAAQQTARHNNEFYRSFINQYNNDLLNWYQSFVKYSAATRQLLDYPKYAPVFAFDVPSAPAPTTSQTEPFRDSKPIAFTVKPATAPASAATFAALNAYVDFINESLRQMNQMQLLVRNYQSSAAYYREPGSAKRRSNLTYSHEDYNVPLSEHQLLVINTPQIPQPYRASINGQADVLLAILKEMDALSIELITYTSTKQYEQDHLKRSDAILDRYAYLFDIFDKKKEQLYQDVRRIHESYPVKKPVTPWNVSGKAMLKLVDLNKEILFGIRAYLKGEATQVPPTDALQAEARTLITDEYQNLKGLKRYGRSNGLCPYTPYEDLAENSLRLAEMAQKVAGKSASQAYETFYYFFNNEVAYPYNKFSELATMGVLKTINEPNVLAFQRSVSSTTPLLVTEKVTPPIKEPIAETKPIAQNTTTVTPISSPTTTMGKTVIRHDTVYVNQTKVDTVYIDRPGQPNVVNSLAGFAANNMVLLLDVSGSMDSPYKLPLLKKSIKSLLNIVRPEDQLSVIVYSGKAKVALKPTSGSNASEIARIIDQLQSDGDTDGNGGIRLAYKVANKNYIRAGNNRIILATDGEFPVSDEVFQLVSEASTQDVYLTIFTFGQKEVNGQNLKKLAQTGKGSYTHITKENANLQLILEAQAKRMP; encoded by the coding sequence ATGCATCCCTACCTGTGCTTATTTCTTATTTGCTTTGCCTATTTCGCATCTGGTCAGGCACTGCGCGAAACACCTCAGCAGGCACTCAACCAGTACGTCGCCTTCCTGAATCAATCGGTGGATGAAGTGAGTGACCGATTCCAGCGCGTACAGGCTTACTATACTGATATGAGCGCCTATCAAGCCCGAGGGCATTCTCAATTGCCCTTACGATTGTCGCCGTCGGGGATGCTGGAGGACTACTATTATAAAAAAGCGCTCACTGGCGATGCATTCACGGATGCCGAGAAACAACGCCTAAAATCTGGCGCTCAGTCGCTCTGGAAATTAGTGAACAAAATAGACCAGACGGCTAAAGCCTTAGAAACCTATGACCGACTCAAAGATTATCAGCGTGATAATTTCAAGAAAGCAAACACGCTCATCACCGACCTTCAAGCCCTTACAACACAGTTTAGCCGCGACAAAGACACGCTGTATAAGCAGATCCAACGGGTCTATCGCCGATACCAACCATACCGCTCGTCGGATGCCTACCTCTACACCGAGAAAGAAATGGAGCAGGTGCTACTCAGCCAGCAACGATTGCTCGATACCTTATCCTATTACCTTAATGAGAATGGGAAGTCAAACTGGCCAGTGAAGTTCATCCAGCAAAGCATAGTCGCCGACGAAAAACTGCTGAATGAGTTTGGCAAAGGCAAGTCCGTTATTGAGTATCCGGCTTCTGATATGGTGGGGTCGTTCAAAGCCGGTTTGCAAACGATTCAGGCGGTAAAGAAGCGGGGTGTCGATGAGTATACCTTTGCCGCTCAGCAAACGGCCCGGCATAACAACGAATTTTATCGGTCATTCATCAACCAGTATAACAACGATCTGCTCAACTGGTATCAGAGTTTCGTCAAATACAGTGCAGCCACCAGGCAACTACTGGATTACCCTAAGTATGCTCCTGTTTTTGCGTTTGATGTTCCCAGTGCTCCCGCTCCAACTACCAGTCAGACGGAGCCATTCCGGGATAGTAAACCCATTGCCTTTACGGTAAAACCGGCCACAGCCCCAGCCAGTGCAGCAACCTTTGCCGCTTTAAATGCGTATGTGGACTTTATCAACGAGTCATTGCGACAGATGAATCAGATGCAGTTGCTGGTACGTAATTACCAATCGTCGGCAGCGTACTATCGGGAACCGGGCTCCGCCAAACGGCGAAGCAATCTGACGTATTCGCATGAGGACTACAACGTCCCCTTATCTGAGCATCAGTTGCTGGTTATCAATACACCCCAGATTCCTCAACCGTATCGGGCGTCTATCAACGGGCAGGCCGATGTGCTCCTGGCTATTCTGAAAGAAATGGACGCATTAAGTATTGAGTTGATTACCTACACCAGTACCAAACAGTACGAACAGGATCACCTGAAACGCTCCGACGCTATTCTGGATCGATACGCTTATCTCTTCGACATCTTCGACAAAAAAAAGGAACAACTTTACCAGGACGTCCGGCGCATTCATGAGAGTTATCCTGTAAAGAAACCAGTCACGCCCTGGAACGTATCGGGAAAAGCAATGCTGAAGCTTGTCGACCTGAACAAAGAGATTCTATTTGGCATTCGAGCGTATCTGAAAGGCGAAGCTACTCAGGTACCACCTACCGATGCCCTGCAAGCCGAAGCCCGAACCCTGATTACGGACGAATATCAGAATCTAAAGGGCTTAAAACGGTATGGACGCAGCAATGGCCTTTGCCCGTACACACCTTATGAAGATCTTGCCGAGAACTCACTTCGGCTCGCCGAAATGGCCCAGAAAGTTGCCGGAAAATCAGCGAGCCAGGCGTACGAAACCTTTTACTATTTCTTCAACAACGAGGTCGCCTACCCGTACAATAAGTTCAGCGAGTTGGCTACTATGGGCGTTCTGAAGACCATCAATGAACCAAACGTTCTGGCCTTCCAACGGTCTGTTTCCTCAACAACTCCCCTACTGGTAACCGAAAAAGTTACCCCGCCAATAAAAGAGCCGATTGCCGAAACGAAACCAATTGCGCAAAATACAACCACTGTAACTCCCATAAGTAGCCCAACCACCACGATGGGGAAGACGGTCATCCGGCACGATACGGTGTATGTCAATCAAACAAAAGTCGATACGGTATATATCGACCGGCCCGGTCAACCAAACGTGGTTAACTCGCTGGCCGGGTTTGCCGCGAACAACATGGTGTTGCTCTTGGATGTATCAGGCTCCATGGATTCGCCGTATAAGTTACCCCTCTTAAAAAAATCCATCAAATCGCTACTGAACATTGTCCGGCCCGAAGATCAGCTTTCGGTTATCGTCTATTCCGGCAAGGCGAAAGTAGCCCTCAAGCCCACCTCGGGCAGCAACGCCAGCGAGATTGCCCGTATAATCGACCAGCTCCAGTCCGACGGCGATACGGATGGCAATGGCGGTATTCGCTTAGCCTACAAAGTAGCCAACAAGAATTACATCCGGGCAGGCAACAACCGAATCATCCTGGCCACCGACGGCGAATTCCCAGTGAGTGACGAGGTGTTTCAATTAGTCAGCGAAGCCAGTACGCAGGATGTTTATCTGACAATTTTCACCTTTGGTCAGAAGGAAGTGAACGGTCAGAATCTCAAAAAATTAGCCCAGACCGGCAAAGGCAGCTACACGCACATCACCAAAGAGAACGCAAACCTGCAATTGATTCTGGAGGCACAGGCGAAGAGAATGCCGTAG
- a CDS encoding DUF4843 domain-containing protein, with product MKRLLRFVLIGVVLLAQTSCFKENDFIYKKTVVEFQATVVTSLAVGKTYPLLAIKNGAGTQTTQVNLVGAQRNNDEVIKFSVDKDNTTAIEGVHYSLNGNTFTIPAKSSFGNCAVNILTGAAPTGTIKTVDLVLTLEGNGSDITPNENYKKVGYRISF from the coding sequence ATGAAAAGACTATTGCGTTTCGTGCTGATAGGCGTTGTCTTACTCGCACAAACTTCCTGTTTCAAGGAAAACGACTTTATCTATAAAAAAACGGTTGTTGAATTTCAGGCGACGGTTGTTACGTCCCTCGCCGTTGGAAAAACGTACCCGCTCCTGGCAATCAAGAACGGGGCCGGTACGCAAACTACCCAGGTGAATCTGGTAGGTGCCCAGCGGAACAATGATGAAGTCATCAAGTTCTCCGTCGATAAAGACAATACGACAGCCATAGAAGGGGTGCACTATAGCCTGAACGGAAATACGTTCACGATTCCGGCCAAATCCAGTTTCGGGAACTGCGCTGTCAATATATTAACGGGGGCTGCGCCAACGGGTACAATTAAAACGGTTGACCTGGTTTTGACACTGGAAGGAAACGGTTCGGACATCACCCCGAATGAAAATTACAAAAAGGTAGGTTATCGAATTTCGTTTTAA
- a CDS encoding DUF6169 family protein, with the protein MKRSQITYNPYSCTREDTPTGTDFFFTTDWEVRYVAHFSSYGYLFGADQIGCQFYSFDLFPVGMYKPPKGTPEDLRIAATVQYLFATWFEQMSNIIIAVYEDSDRLQHARRKKFESWFEDSGVDYIEKHDFEFTEEEGTRLASLFIHMDFVAKEQAITNFISAIVNGHVSI; encoded by the coding sequence GTGAAAAGAAGCCAGATCACCTACAATCCGTATAGTTGCACACGAGAAGATACTCCTACGGGGACAGATTTTTTCTTTACTACCGATTGGGAAGTGCGCTATGTGGCGCACTTTTCTAGTTATGGGTACCTATTCGGAGCCGACCAGATAGGATGCCAGTTTTACTCCTTCGATCTTTTTCCTGTTGGCATGTATAAGCCTCCCAAAGGCACTCCAGAAGATCTTCGTATTGCCGCTACCGTTCAATATCTATTCGCCACCTGGTTTGAGCAGATGAGCAACATCATCATTGCCGTCTATGAAGATTCGGATAGGCTCCAGCATGCCCGTAGAAAAAAGTTTGAGAGCTGGTTCGAGGATAGTGGTGTCGACTACATCGAAAAGCATGATTTTGAGTTTACTGAAGAAGAAGGAACCCGGTTGGCTTCATTATTTATCCATATGGATTTTGTCGCAAAGGAGCAGGCGATAACCAATTTCATTTCGGCGATCGTGAATGGTCATGTATCTATCTAA
- a CDS encoding TonB-dependent receptor — protein MSFSYAQDRVITGRVTSSDDGGALPGASISVKGTTKGTTADASGNFSLAVSGKPTLVVSSIGFARLEVEVGNRSTITIQLQSTNSDLQEVIVTGYGGVLSKREVTGAVSKIKGTDIQNVPAQSIDRAMQGRISGVQISSANGAPGGAMQVRIRGVGSITAGNEPLYIVDGVQLNTQNTNTYASSNPINFLNPNDVESIEVLKDAAAASIYGSQAANGVVIITTKKGKAGRTQVKLNYYQGVIEPIKFFDVLNSQQWVNVRTEAFANANPTQSRTWALQQVLGILRYPAATIASLGENQLQGIVDTLKTYDWQRAAMRSGRVQNYEVSLSGGSERNTFHFSTSYNTQDGNVVGINFKRFTTSLRLGQKLSDKLQFEQSINLSTTTQGGQYASPNGGGFLGSAAFGGPVMVPTNAIYNADGTYANTPLTGGAVGVVSHNFILSADYAKITATTNQLVGSAALVYKITPQLTFRPTVNLDYRLIKGNYYADPRIQDAFSVQGRDSFQNEESINFLTNGALSYTHQFGAHSINALAGLEYRSDTRNGTSGSAYGFPTSAFQYISAAANYQSMSSFWTGYHRASAFGKIDYNYNSRYFLSLIGRYDGSSRFGANNLFGFFPSISGSWLVSDESFLKGNPVLTELKVRASFGSTGNDQIGNFDSRGLYNGGANYNGGSGINVTTLSNPDLKWERNTEIAAGLEYGIFNNRIRGQFDVYDRTSNDLLLQRQVPNTSGYTTITFNAGQVKNRGFEAEITVDVLKTSSLRWESSFNFSVIDNKVTKLYDGISPQANVDSLVLLTAPVQAGNTTVTRNFIVGKPVYANYAPVYAGVNPATGRAMWYDQNGNIVYTYQTPRDSKYLGSDFANIYGGWRNQISYRGFDLTAFFQYEFGRRVNNSQGLTLIDDGSRNVNTLLDTYNNRWTTPGQITDVPRPYNGGAEVLGSSYVSSTSRSIEDASYIRLKQVQLAYTFPKALLTRTKLLQNVRVYAVATNLLTWTKWTGYDPEFLNFGSGNTGAIPQSKTYTFGVEIGL, from the coding sequence ATGAGTTTCTCATATGCTCAGGATCGCGTTATTACAGGACGCGTCACCTCCAGCGATGACGGAGGTGCATTACCCGGAGCCAGTATATCGGTTAAGGGTACTACAAAAGGTACTACTGCTGATGCCAGTGGTAATTTTAGCCTGGCTGTATCAGGTAAGCCAACACTGGTTGTTTCGTCGATTGGCTTTGCGCGTCTGGAAGTTGAAGTGGGTAACCGAAGCACGATTACCATTCAATTGCAGAGCACGAATAGTGATCTGCAGGAAGTCATTGTTACGGGTTACGGTGGCGTTCTCAGCAAACGGGAAGTAACCGGAGCCGTTTCTAAAATTAAAGGCACCGATATTCAGAACGTTCCCGCTCAAAGTATTGACCGCGCTATGCAGGGACGTATTTCGGGCGTACAAATTTCCTCTGCCAATGGTGCTCCCGGCGGTGCCATGCAGGTACGTATCCGGGGCGTAGGTTCCATTACGGCTGGTAACGAACCACTTTACATTGTTGATGGCGTGCAGCTTAATACGCAGAATACCAACACATACGCCAGCTCAAATCCAATCAACTTCCTGAACCCAAATGACGTTGAGTCGATTGAGGTATTGAAGGATGCCGCGGCTGCGTCTATTTACGGGTCACAGGCGGCTAACGGGGTTGTCATCATCACCACGAAAAAAGGGAAAGCAGGCCGGACTCAGGTAAAACTCAACTACTACCAGGGTGTTATTGAGCCAATCAAATTTTTTGATGTCCTTAACTCGCAGCAATGGGTAAATGTGCGTACCGAGGCTTTTGCGAATGCTAACCCAACTCAGTCAAGAACCTGGGCACTTCAGCAGGTTTTGGGTATTCTTCGTTATCCGGCGGCAACTATAGCGAGCCTGGGCGAAAACCAGTTACAAGGTATTGTTGATACGCTGAAAACCTACGACTGGCAACGGGCGGCTATGCGCAGCGGGCGAGTACAGAATTACGAGGTCTCGCTCTCGGGTGGCAGTGAGAGGAATACCTTCCATTTTTCAACATCTTATAATACACAGGATGGTAACGTGGTTGGAATCAACTTCAAACGGTTTACAACGAGCTTACGGCTGGGTCAGAAACTGTCGGATAAACTACAATTTGAGCAGTCTATCAACCTGAGTACAACAACACAGGGCGGTCAGTATGCGTCGCCCAATGGGGGTGGGTTTCTGGGGTCAGCTGCGTTCGGAGGACCGGTAATGGTACCGACTAATGCGATTTATAACGCAGATGGAACGTACGCCAACACCCCTCTTACGGGCGGTGCTGTTGGGGTGGTTAGCCACAACTTTATTCTGTCGGCCGATTACGCTAAAATCACAGCAACCACGAATCAACTGGTGGGTAGTGCAGCGCTTGTCTATAAAATAACACCCCAGTTAACGTTCCGGCCAACCGTCAACCTGGATTACCGGCTTATTAAAGGGAATTATTATGCCGATCCGCGTATTCAGGATGCGTTTAGTGTGCAGGGCCGCGACTCGTTCCAGAACGAAGAAAGCATCAACTTCCTCACAAACGGGGCCCTTTCCTATACCCACCAGTTTGGTGCACATTCAATCAATGCACTGGCTGGACTTGAGTATCGGAGCGACACCCGGAATGGAACCAGCGGTTCGGCTTATGGATTTCCAACATCGGCCTTTCAGTACATCTCGGCTGCTGCTAATTACCAGAGCATGTCAAGTTTCTGGACGGGCTACCACCGGGCTTCTGCCTTTGGTAAGATCGACTATAACTACAATAGCCGCTACTTCCTGTCGCTTATCGGGCGCTATGATGGTTCGTCCCGTTTTGGTGCCAACAACCTGTTCGGTTTCTTCCCTTCTATTTCGGGTAGCTGGTTAGTGTCGGATGAGAGTTTCCTGAAAGGCAACCCCGTATTGACCGAATTGAAAGTTCGGGCCAGCTTCGGATCTACGGGTAACGACCAGATCGGAAACTTCGATTCAAGAGGTTTGTATAATGGTGGTGCTAACTATAATGGTGGTAGCGGTATTAACGTCACTACGCTGTCGAACCCCGATTTGAAATGGGAGCGGAATACGGAAATTGCCGCAGGGCTGGAATATGGCATCTTTAATAACCGGATTCGTGGTCAGTTTGATGTATATGATCGGACTAGTAACGACCTGTTGTTGCAACGGCAAGTGCCTAACACCAGTGGTTATACAACGATTACATTCAACGCGGGGCAGGTGAAAAACCGGGGTTTTGAAGCCGAGATTACGGTCGATGTCCTGAAAACCTCGTCGCTACGCTGGGAAAGTAGCTTTAACTTCTCGGTGATCGACAATAAGGTTACCAAGTTATATGATGGTATTTCGCCACAAGCCAACGTCGATAGCCTTGTGCTGTTAACGGCACCGGTGCAGGCGGGTAATACGACCGTTACGCGTAACTTCATTGTTGGTAAGCCTGTGTATGCCAACTATGCCCCTGTTTATGCTGGGGTGAATCCTGCTACGGGTCGGGCCATGTGGTACGACCAGAATGGCAATATCGTGTATACCTACCAAACGCCACGTGATTCTAAATACCTGGGATCAGACTTTGCCAATATTTACGGCGGCTGGCGTAACCAGATTTCGTACAGAGGCTTTGACCTGACGGCGTTTTTTCAGTACGAATTCGGTCGTCGCGTCAACAACTCGCAAGGGCTTACACTGATCGATGACGGATCCCGTAACGTGAATACGCTGCTAGATACCTACAACAATCGCTGGACAACACCGGGCCAAATCACTGACGTTCCACGTCCCTATAATGGAGGTGCCGAAGTACTTGGGTCGTCATACGTATCCAGTACAAGTCGGTCCATTGAAGATGCTTCGTATATCCGCTTAAAGCAAGTACAGTTGGCTTATACCTTCCCGAAAGCACTGCTTACCCGTACCAAGTTGCTTCAGAACGTTCGCGTGTATGCGGTAGCAACGAACCTGCTTACCTGGACGAAATGGACAGGTTACGATCCGGAATTCCTGAACTTCGGGTCGGGTAACACGGGTGCTATTCCCCAATCGAAGACCTATACGTTCGGTGTCGAGATCGGTTTATAA
- a CDS encoding prolyl oligopeptidase family serine peptidase, with the protein MLHNLTTQKSRWLLLISWIAVSLGVQAQDAPAYQTPPKALADLVTMPPTPNVSMSDKGDMMLFLEQAGAPGIDELAQPEFKLAGLRLNPANNGPSRARYITGLKLKKLTDKDEKAITGLPATPLLSFVQWSPDGTKIAFANSTDSRIDLYIADVATAAAQKVGSIAINATLGVPYHWVSDSKSLIVKTIPAGRGPAPELSRVPAGPTTQENVKGSRGQAPTYQDLLKNPSDEKQFAYYTTAQVARVGLDGTVTTIGQPGIILSSDPSPDGKYVMIETVHTPFSYLVPVNRFPLKTEIYAIAGSLVKTLNDGPLQEAVPYSRDGAPTGPRDFNWRADAPATAYYTVAQDSGDPKVKADIRDKVFQIDAPFSAQPKEIYAAQFRFENFDWGNETTALANERWWQNRKTITKIVNPTTWQTSVLFDRSYEDRYTNPGQPDMKHNQYGREVLNILPTGDILMLNAIGSSPEGDRPFVSLLNLKTKQTKELWRSAAPYFERPIAILDATKQVILTTRETPDENPNYFVRNLKAKIAPIQATFFPHPYPQLKGVQKQQLRYKRTDGVELTATLYLPVGYKKEQGPLPTFLWAYPAEFKSKEAASQVSGSPYQFNRISYWGGAAFVTMGYAILDNASIPIVGEGDKEPNDTYVEQLVSSAKAAIDEGVRLGVVDSSRVGVGGHSYGAFMTANLLSHSKLFKGGIARSGAYNRTLTPFGFQNEQRSYWQAPEVYNNMSPFMNADKMKTPLLLVHGEADNNTGTFPIQSERYYNALKGFGATTRLVFLPYESHGYTAKESLLHMLWEMNGWLDKYVKNPAAAGQANKAGKLGSGNNK; encoded by the coding sequence ATGCTTCACAACCTAACGACTCAAAAAAGCCGGTGGCTTTTGCTCATTTCCTGGATTGCCGTCTCGCTTGGCGTACAGGCCCAGGATGCACCGGCCTATCAAACGCCCCCCAAAGCGTTAGCCGATTTAGTAACGATGCCGCCCACCCCGAACGTGAGCATGTCGGACAAGGGCGATATGATGCTCTTTCTTGAACAGGCAGGGGCTCCCGGCATTGACGAACTGGCTCAGCCTGAATTTAAACTGGCTGGATTGCGATTGAATCCGGCTAATAACGGCCCTAGTCGGGCGCGCTACATCACGGGTCTGAAACTCAAAAAACTGACTGACAAAGACGAGAAAGCAATAACGGGTCTTCCGGCTACACCGCTACTTAGCTTCGTTCAATGGTCGCCCGATGGAACGAAGATTGCCTTTGCGAATTCGACCGACAGCCGGATCGATTTATACATTGCTGACGTAGCTACCGCAGCTGCTCAAAAAGTTGGTTCGATTGCCATCAATGCCACCCTCGGTGTACCCTATCACTGGGTATCCGACAGCAAGAGCCTGATTGTGAAAACCATTCCGGCCGGTCGCGGGCCAGCTCCTGAATTAAGCCGGGTTCCGGCTGGCCCGACTACGCAGGAGAACGTAAAAGGGTCGCGTGGACAAGCCCCAACGTATCAGGATTTGCTCAAAAATCCATCCGACGAAAAGCAGTTTGCCTATTACACCACGGCACAGGTTGCCCGGGTGGGTTTGGATGGAACGGTGACCACCATTGGTCAGCCCGGTATTATTCTCTCCTCAGACCCGTCGCCAGATGGCAAGTACGTCATGATCGAGACCGTTCATACACCATTCTCGTATCTGGTGCCCGTAAATCGCTTCCCCCTCAAAACCGAAATTTACGCGATTGCTGGTTCGCTGGTTAAAACCCTGAACGATGGACCCTTGCAGGAAGCTGTTCCCTACAGTCGGGATGGCGCTCCTACCGGTCCGCGTGATTTTAACTGGCGGGCCGATGCGCCTGCTACGGCTTATTACACCGTAGCTCAGGACAGTGGCGATCCGAAAGTGAAAGCTGACATTCGGGATAAGGTTTTCCAGATTGACGCTCCTTTCTCGGCGCAACCCAAAGAAATTTATGCGGCTCAGTTCCGCTTCGAAAACTTCGATTGGGGCAATGAAACAACGGCACTGGCGAACGAACGCTGGTGGCAGAATCGAAAAACGATCACCAAAATCGTTAACCCAACCACCTGGCAGACCTCAGTTCTGTTTGATCGTTCGTACGAAGATCGGTACACCAATCCGGGCCAACCCGATATGAAGCATAATCAGTATGGCCGTGAAGTGTTGAACATTTTACCAACCGGCGACATTCTGATGCTCAACGCGATAGGTTCGTCGCCCGAGGGTGATCGGCCATTTGTGAGCCTGTTGAACCTGAAAACAAAGCAGACAAAGGAGCTTTGGCGGTCGGCTGCTCCGTATTTCGAGCGACCAATTGCTATTCTGGACGCAACGAAACAGGTAATTCTGACCACCCGCGAAACGCCTGACGAAAATCCCAACTATTTCGTTCGGAACCTGAAAGCCAAAATTGCACCCATTCAGGCAACGTTCTTCCCGCATCCTTATCCGCAGTTAAAAGGCGTGCAGAAGCAGCAGCTTCGCTACAAGCGGACGGATGGTGTTGAACTGACGGCTACGCTTTATTTACCCGTGGGTTATAAGAAAGAACAGGGACCACTGCCAACCTTTTTGTGGGCGTATCCGGCCGAGTTCAAAAGTAAAGAAGCGGCCAGCCAAGTATCGGGATCGCCTTATCAGTTCAACCGGATTAGCTATTGGGGCGGTGCTGCCTTTGTAACCATGGGCTATGCCATTCTGGACAATGCCAGCATCCCCATAGTGGGCGAAGGCGATAAAGAACCGAACGATACGTATGTAGAACAACTCGTGTCGAGTGCGAAAGCGGCCATCGACGAAGGGGTTCGATTGGGTGTGGTCGATTCGAGCCGGGTGGGCGTGGGCGGTCACTCGTATGGTGCCTTCATGACTGCGAATTTACTCTCGCACAGTAAGTTGTTTAAGGGTGGTATTGCCCGGAGCGGTGCATACAACCGGACGCTGACTCCTTTTGGATTCCAGAACGAACAACGCAGCTACTGGCAGGCACCTGAGGTGTACAACAACATGTCGCCATTCATGAACGCCGACAAAATGAAAACCCCCCTGCTGTTAGTACACGGCGAAGCCGATAACAACACCGGAACTTTCCCAATCCAGTCGGAGCGTTATTACAACGCCCTGAAAGGCTTTGGCGCCACGACGCGATTGGTATTCCTGCCGTACGAAAGCCACGGCTACACAGCCAAGGAGTCACTACTGCACATGCTGTGGGAAATGAACGGCTGGTTAGATAAGTACGTGAAAAACCCAGCCGCTGCCGGACAGGCAAACAAAGCCGGAAAACTGGGCAGCGGAAATAATAAATAG